One region of Strigops habroptila isolate Jane chromosome 11, bStrHab1.2.pri, whole genome shotgun sequence genomic DNA includes:
- the LRRC75B gene encoding leucine-rich repeat-containing protein 75B, whose product MGSRLSRQSSLEEESTQEPCAGRLEGGRGDFHFSSLLLHPQKLPGVLRKASPAPYVRRVGWLREIQATIREHKREHAVHILRLLRKDLGLEGTFLNEVLYKNATFLNLVDPISHDLLMSLARDLQCPKKEYDPWKSSDRICRQLIYHLTPHSKWHRHGMPRRKSQVCLKTSLQKKVSQDSMDLSGIPLTMRDVHRMAYYLHNNKDHLTSVDLSFTELNDDMVRLLLPFLWALPKLTHLSLNGNRLTRATMKELTDTMKDMNKFPCLAWVDLGNNVDVSSMPQPLLVGLRKRLSQQTTLPTIYEALDCDSEISSGHEGSQPEDEAAGSTMPRGFSQQGCER is encoded by the exons ATGGGCTCCCGCCTCAGCCGGCAGAGCAGCCTGGAAGAGGAGAGCACCCAGGAGCCCTGCGCCGGCAGGCTGGAGGGCGGCCGGGGCGACTTCcacttctcctccctgctcctccatccGCAGAAGCTGCCCGGGGTGCTGCGGAAAGCCTCACCGGCGCCCTACGTGCGGCGGGTGGGGTGGCTGCGGGAGATCCAGGCCACCATCCGGGAGCACAAGCGGGAGCACGCCGTGCACATCCTCAGGCTGCTTCGCAAG GACCTGGGACTGGAAGGAACATTCCTCAATGAAGTGCTCTACAAAAATGCGACTTTCCTCAACTTGGTGGATCCCATCTCCCACGACTTGTTGATGAGCCTTGCTAGAGATCTACAGTGTCCCAAAAAG GAATATGACCCTTGGAAATCCTCAGACAGGATCTGCAGGCAGCTGATTTACCACCTAACCCCCCACTCGAAATGGCACCGGCACGGCATGCCCCGGAGGAAGTCCCAAGTGTG CCTGAAGACCAGCCTACAGAAGAAAGTGAGCCAGGACTCCATGGATTTGTCAGGGATCCCCCTGACCATGCGGGATGTCCACCGCATGGCCTACTACCTGCACAACAACAAGGACCACCTCACCTCTGTGGACCTGAGCTTCACCGAGCTGAATGATGATATGGTGcgcctgctgctgcccttcctctgGGCGCTACCCAAGCTCACTCATCTTTCCCTCAATGGCAACCGACTGACGCGGGCGACCATGAAGGAGCTGACTGATACCATGAAGGACATGAACAAATTTCCTTGCCTAGCCTGGGTTGACCTTGGCAACAACGTGGATGTCTCATCCATGCCACAGCCATTGCTCGTGGGCCTGCGCAAGCGCCTCAGCCAGCAGACCACGCTGCCTACCATCTATGAGGCGCTCGACTGCGATTCGGAGATCTCCAGCGGGCATGAGGGCAGCCAGCCAGAGGATGAAGCAGCCGGAAGCACCATGCCACGTGGTTTTTCTCAGCAGGGCTGCGAGAGGTGA